Proteins encoded within one genomic window of Anastrepha ludens isolate Willacy chromosome 4, idAnaLude1.1, whole genome shotgun sequence:
- the LOC128861206 gene encoding putative nuclease HARBI1 produces the protein MDPTFFLYVSSSESDGEEKIVRRQLREKSNPLALPNTAFLKRFRLTKEAFEFFLQEINLTKSDTKAVPPVLQLAATLSLLASGGYQHSVGSDYLIGMGQSTVSKLTSHVLKEMERKLCPQLIRFAPEDSLSCKEWFVEQYKIPGVIGCVDGTHIGFQKPTANEHMYFNRKGYQSINAMVVCDHTYKILAINCQYGGAAHDSFIWKHSDQRRVLEERFQDNMQDNSRLLGDSGYPLEPWCITPYRNALNGSSESIFNDIQGKMHY, from the exons atGGAtccgactttttttttatatgtgagTTCCAGTGAAAGTGATGGAGAAGAAAAAATAGTGCGGAGGCAGCTTAGAGAAAAAAGCAATCCTTTGGCACTCCCAAACACAgc GTTCCTTAAACGATTCCGTCTGACCAAAGAGGCCTTCGAATTTTTTCTACaggaaataaatttaacaaaatcagACACCAAAGCGGTGCCTCCAGTGCTACAATTGGCAGCTACACTTTCACTTTTGGCTAGCGGTGGGTACCAGCACAGTGTTGGCAGCGACTATTTGATCGGTATGGGCCAGAGCACTGTTTCGAAGTTAACATCCCACGTCCTGAAAGAAATGGAAAGGAAGTTGTGCCCACAGTTAATACGATTTGCGCCAGAAGATTCACTTAGCTGCAAGGAGTGGTTTGTGGAGCAGTACAAAATACCTGGAG TTATAGGGTGCGTTGATGGCACTCACATCGGCTTTCAAAAACCTACAGCAAACGAGCACATGTACTTCAATAGGAAAGGCTATCAAAGCATCAACGCAATGGTA GTATGTGACCACACCTACAAAATTTTGGCAATCAATTGCCAATACGGTGGTGCAGCTCACGACTCCTTCATTTGGAAACATTCAGACCAGAGAAGAGTTTTGGAAGAACGATTTCAGGACAATATGCAGGATAACTCACGGCTTTTAG GGGATTCTGGCTACCCCCTTGAACCATGGTGCATAACCCCTTATAGAAACGCTTTGAATGGTTCAAGTGAATCAATTTTCAATGATATTCAAGGCAAGATGCATTATTAA